The following proteins come from a genomic window of Ictalurus furcatus strain D&B chromosome 12, Billie_1.0, whole genome shotgun sequence:
- the LOC128615801 gene encoding receptor-type tyrosine-protein phosphatase U-like: protein MSKFSVFIKEKSFLCLFIIYSLVLKLQEGNLVVRHFQFLRWSAYRDIPDSKKAFLTLLAQVHKWQRECGDGRIVVHCLNGGGRSGTFCACTMIMEMIGHHRMVDVFYAVKTLRNSKTNMVETMEQYRFCYDLALEYLDCLEVR from the exons atgtccaaaTTCTCGGTATTCATAAAAGAGAag tcttttctctgtcttttcatCATTTACTCTCTGGTTTTGAAGCTGCAGGAGGGTAACCTGGTGGTGCGTCATTTCCAGTTCCTGCGCTGGTCAGCCTATCGTGATATCCCAGACTCCAAAAAGGCCTTCCTCACTCTGCTGGCCCAAGTGCACAAGTGGCAGAGGGAGTGTGGTGATGGTCGCATTGTAGTTCACTGCCT GAATGGAGGTGGGCGCAGTGGCACATTCTGTGCTTGCACCATGATAATGGAGATGATTGGTCACCACAGAATGGTGGATGTCTTCTACGCTGTCAAGACTCTCCGTAACTCCAAGACTAACATGGTGGAGACCATG GAGCAGTATCGGTTCTGTTATGACCTGGCTTTGGAGTACCTGGACTGTCTAGAGGTCAGATAA
- the LOC128615930 gene encoding receptor-type tyrosine-protein phosphatase U-like, producing MEECSVSLLPRNREKNRSMDVLPPDRALAFLVTTEVDGSDYINAALMDSFLRPAAFVVTPHPLPITTGDFWRLVFDYGCTSIVMLNQINQSNSAWPCLQYWPETGMQQFGPMTVELLSRSTDDDVITRLFRVNNITRVSMQ from the exons ATGGAGGAGTGCAGTGTGTCGCTGCTGCCCAGAAACCGAGAGAAGAACAGGAGCATGGATGTGCTGCCTCCTGACCGAGCCCTGGCCTTTCTTGTCACCACAGAGGTGGACGGCAGTGACTACATCAACGCAGCACTGATGGATAGTTTCCTTCGGCCAGCTGCCTTTGTGGTGACGCCTCATCCACTGCCCATTACCACTGGAGACTTCTGGAGGCTGGTTTTTGATTATGGCTGCACCTCCATCGTCATGCTCAACCAGATCAACCAGTCCAACTCTGCCTGG cCTTGTCTGCAATACTGGCCTGAGACGGGCATGCAGCAGTTTGGACCCATGACAGTGGAGTTGCTGTCCAGGTCCAcagatgatgatgtcatcactcGGCTGTTCCGGGTCAATAACATCACACGGGTAAGTATGCAGTAA